A window of Komagataeibacter medellinensis NBRC 3288 contains these coding sequences:
- the malQ gene encoding 4-alpha-glucanotransferase, whose protein sequence is MNNRDLADRARRAGLSVRWRDAAGQIHRVSNDSIRRLLTVMENHGGTDRSPANLPAMVVAVAGQATILPNMGADAPATFRLVMEDGSRLEGQLRQLRGRLVLPALTRCGYHRLEIGSAHTTLALSPPACPSIASRTTGGPVRPWGVGVQIHGLHMPGDGGIGHFGALGGLARTTAGKGADVLAISPVHAMFAARPGQYSPYSPSSRLFLNPLLGDPHAVFDTATIQRAEVRQGREWMATLRALEHAPLIEWEQATAHRYRLLRQLYEDRIAASPPDDLLTFRHAGGRALEQHAIFETLHAHFTTRGARGGDWRCWPQAMRLPDSPEVARFAAAFAHDVGFHVFMQWLAARSLAQAGTAARNAGMRIGLIADMAVGVDPTGSECWARQDQFLMGAAIGAPPDMLSPLGQDWGLTTFSPHGLKASGYRAFIDTLRAGFAHGGGLRIDHVMALERLWVIPQGGTSAEGAYLSFPVRDLMRLVALEATRANAVVIGEDLGTVTTTFRKAAKKQGIMGMNVLFFERTAQGAYKSPAAWSRNAVAMTTTHDLATVAGWWQGIDLEWRIRLGQMAPGVDAASLQATREYDRAMLWAALVAASARRLRSLRAGRLAETPPPTPAGAAVVVDEAISLVARTPCPLAVIALEDLLGLAEQPNLPGTTTGHPNWRRRYPGTVATVMSGADVRRRINRLRAGRGGNGHE, encoded by the coding sequence ATGAATAATCGTGACCTGGCCGATCGTGCCCGCCGGGCCGGGCTGAGCGTGCGCTGGCGGGATGCTGCCGGGCAGATCCACCGGGTCTCCAACGACAGTATCCGTCGCCTACTGACCGTGATGGAAAACCATGGCGGAACAGATCGCAGCCCCGCCAATCTGCCCGCTATGGTTGTGGCGGTGGCGGGGCAGGCGACCATCCTGCCGAATATGGGTGCAGATGCCCCGGCCACGTTCCGCCTTGTCATGGAAGATGGCAGTCGTCTTGAAGGTCAGCTAAGGCAGTTACGAGGCCGTCTGGTGCTGCCTGCCCTGACTCGTTGCGGCTATCATCGGCTGGAAATCGGCAGTGCGCATACCACGCTGGCTCTTTCTCCCCCTGCATGCCCCAGCATTGCATCGCGCACGACGGGTGGCCCGGTGCGGCCATGGGGCGTGGGGGTGCAGATCCATGGTTTGCACATGCCTGGTGATGGGGGGATCGGCCATTTTGGCGCGCTAGGCGGCCTTGCGCGTACGACGGCGGGCAAGGGGGCGGATGTGCTGGCCATAAGCCCGGTGCATGCCATGTTCGCGGCACGGCCGGGGCAGTACAGCCCGTATTCCCCTTCATCACGGCTGTTCCTCAACCCGCTGCTGGGTGACCCGCATGCGGTATTCGATACTGCAACGATACAGAGGGCGGAGGTGCGGCAGGGCCGTGAGTGGATGGCCACCCTGCGCGCGCTGGAACATGCGCCCCTGATCGAATGGGAGCAGGCCACTGCCCATCGCTACCGCCTGCTGCGCCAGTTATATGAAGACCGGATTGCCGCTTCTCCCCCCGATGACCTGCTGACCTTCCGCCATGCTGGCGGCAGGGCGCTGGAGCAGCATGCCATATTCGAGACCCTGCATGCCCATTTTACCACCCGTGGTGCGCGTGGGGGGGACTGGCGGTGCTGGCCGCAGGCCATGCGCCTGCCTGACAGCCCCGAAGTGGCCCGTTTTGCGGCAGCTTTCGCCCATGATGTAGGCTTTCATGTATTCATGCAGTGGCTTGCCGCCCGTAGCTTGGCGCAGGCTGGCACGGCTGCCCGGAACGCCGGCATGCGGATCGGCCTGATTGCCGACATGGCGGTGGGTGTGGACCCCACGGGAAGTGAATGCTGGGCACGGCAGGATCAGTTCCTGATGGGGGCAGCCATTGGCGCACCGCCCGACATGCTCAGCCCGCTGGGGCAGGACTGGGGGCTGACCACCTTTTCCCCCCATGGGCTGAAGGCCAGCGGCTACCGGGCCTTTATCGATACTCTGCGCGCGGGTTTTGCCCATGGCGGAGGCCTGCGTATTGACCATGTCATGGCGCTGGAGCGGTTATGGGTCATACCGCAGGGCGGCACCTCGGCTGAAGGGGCTTACCTGTCCTTTCCCGTGCGTGACCTCATGCGGCTTGTGGCGCTGGAGGCGACAAGGGCCAATGCCGTCGTGATTGGTGAAGATCTGGGCACGGTGACCACTACCTTTCGCAAGGCAGCAAAAAAGCAGGGCATAATGGGCATGAACGTACTGTTTTTTGAACGTACGGCGCAGGGTGCGTACAAGTCACCCGCTGCGTGGTCACGTAATGCGGTGGCCATGACCACTACGCACGATCTGGCCACGGTTGCGGGTTGGTGGCAGGGGATCGACCTGGAATGGCGGATCAGGCTGGGGCAGATGGCCCCGGGTGTGGATGCGGCCAGCCTGCAGGCCACGCGTGAATACGACCGCGCCATGTTATGGGCCGCCCTTGTGGCAGCAAGCGCGCGTCGCTTACGCAGCCTGCGGGCAGGGCGGCTGGCGGAAACGCCGCCCCCAACCCCCGCCGGGGCGGCTGTGGTGGTGGATGAGGCGATCAGCCTTGTTGCCCGCACCCCATGCCCGCTGGCGGTCATTGCGCTGGAAGACCTGCTTGGCCTGGCTGAACAGCCCAATCTGCCGGGCACCACCACGGGCCACCCCAACTGGCGCAGGCGTTATCCCGGCACGGTGGCCACCGTAATGTCGGGTGCCGATGTGCGCCGGCGCATCAATCGCCTGCGCGCGGGGCGTGGGGGCAATGGCCATGAATAG
- the treY gene encoding malto-oligosyltrehalose synthase yields MNSRTGARSMRATLRLQFRGGMTLDGACALVPQFARMGISHLYASPLCAARPGSTHGYDTIAYDRIDPELGGEAALLRLTDRLHAHGMGLILDIVPNHMAVDAGNAWWLDVLAWGRASAHANWFDIEWHAPDPELHGKVLLPFLDRPVEDAITAGLLYLRHDEDSGLFFIHHHEHRFPLCPAGYAGLLAKVHAPAPLLVAWTRVAMRAGPCAEVDAALAALRQWAGTDEGTQAMCRLATLHDATNVSGRRQLEELLAAQAWQPAFWREAATRINWRRFFDITGLVGVCVEREEVFEAVHAYVFSLYQRGVVDGLRVDHVDGLDAPAAYCQRLRERLDILGPLRPERARPGGTVYVEKILVAGESLPTAWPVDGTTGYDFMDQVGAVLHDGAGAVVLDRLWATCGPDAQPLDPIVKTARAQLLEHTFCAEFTHLSFLLERVLCGTAAACALHGLHDALCNLLVQFHPYRTYFGDEAMQDHTAGCAALQQAERAACAFLANGQHAVMSDMVRFLEARPEQAPPVAVRHLQLAFEHLTAPLAAKSLEDTAFYRYGRLLSRNEVGSDPQHLALPVAAFHAACAERAASYPHALLATATHDHKRGEDARARLTIISEAAEEWEALVQGWFAHNGAGQGCGPDRIDELMLYQTLVGAWPLLPFGDEAARARFVQRITQWQTKALREAKRHTGWTRPDEAYETACTRFVERLLDPARSTVFLRQLEGFVTRIAPAGALNGLAQTLLRLCVPGVPDLYQGCDLWDFSLVDPDNRSAVDFAHRATLLEQATGFASAAATWRTGRIKQDMIRRILSFRQHYPGLFASGNYVPVVIGGADQAHAIAFLRQHDGMSLLVVAPRLPLGLRVDADTLALGHTPDISIELPALSGPWHSLLGDVPPCVHAPFVRGGVPIACLVHDPRIA; encoded by the coding sequence ATGAATAGCCGCACGGGTGCGCGTAGCATGCGGGCCACGCTGCGACTGCAGTTCCGTGGCGGCATGACGCTGGATGGGGCCTGCGCGCTGGTGCCGCAGTTTGCCCGCATGGGGATAAGCCACCTTTATGCCTCGCCACTGTGTGCTGCCCGCCCCGGTTCCACCCATGGGTACGATACGATTGCCTATGACCGTATCGACCCCGAACTGGGGGGAGAGGCCGCACTGCTGCGGCTGACGGACAGGCTGCATGCCCATGGCATGGGGTTGATCCTCGATATCGTACCCAATCATATGGCGGTTGATGCGGGCAATGCCTGGTGGCTCGATGTGCTGGCATGGGGGCGGGCCTCGGCGCATGCCAACTGGTTCGATATCGAGTGGCATGCTCCCGATCCTGAACTGCATGGCAAGGTGCTGCTGCCGTTCCTTGACCGGCCGGTTGAGGACGCGATAACGGCGGGACTGCTCTACCTGCGCCATGATGAGGATAGCGGGCTGTTTTTTATCCATCATCATGAACACCGCTTTCCGTTGTGCCCGGCAGGCTACGCGGGCCTGCTGGCGAAAGTGCATGCACCTGCGCCGCTGCTGGTGGCATGGACGCGGGTTGCCATGCGCGCAGGCCCCTGTGCCGAAGTGGATGCGGCTCTTGCTGCCCTGCGCCAGTGGGCTGGCACGGATGAGGGGACGCAGGCGATGTGCCGCCTTGCCACCCTTCATGATGCGACCAACGTGTCCGGTCGCAGACAGTTGGAGGAACTGCTGGCGGCGCAGGCGTGGCAGCCCGCCTTCTGGCGGGAAGCGGCAACGCGCATTAACTGGCGGCGGTTCTTTGACATTACCGGGCTGGTGGGCGTGTGCGTGGAGCGTGAGGAAGTGTTCGAAGCAGTGCATGCCTACGTGTTCTCACTCTATCAGCGCGGGGTGGTAGACGGGCTGCGTGTGGACCATGTCGATGGGCTGGATGCGCCTGCCGCCTACTGCCAGCGCCTGCGCGAACGGCTGGATATTCTGGGTCCGCTGCGCCCCGAACGTGCGCGGCCCGGCGGTACGGTTTATGTGGAGAAGATACTGGTGGCAGGCGAAAGTCTGCCCACCGCGTGGCCGGTGGATGGCACGACCGGCTATGACTTCATGGACCAGGTTGGCGCGGTCCTGCACGATGGCGCGGGGGCTGTAGTGCTAGACAGGCTCTGGGCCACCTGCGGCCCGGATGCGCAGCCCCTTGACCCGATTGTAAAGACTGCCCGCGCCCAATTGCTTGAACACACTTTTTGCGCCGAGTTTACGCACCTGTCCTTCCTACTGGAGCGTGTTCTGTGCGGCACGGCCGCAGCCTGCGCCCTACATGGGCTGCATGATGCCCTGTGTAACCTGCTGGTGCAGTTCCATCCCTACCGTACCTATTTTGGGGATGAGGCCATGCAGGACCATACGGCGGGGTGTGCGGCATTGCAGCAGGCGGAAAGAGCGGCCTGTGCTTTCCTTGCAAACGGGCAGCATGCCGTCATGTCCGATATGGTGCGGTTTCTGGAAGCCCGTCCCGAACAGGCTCCGCCGGTTGCGGTGCGCCACCTCCAGCTTGCCTTTGAGCATCTGACCGCGCCACTCGCTGCTAAATCATTGGAAGATACGGCTTTCTACCGCTATGGCCGCCTGCTGTCACGTAACGAGGTGGGATCGGACCCGCAACATCTGGCCCTGCCGGTTGCGGCCTTTCATGCGGCTTGTGCCGAGCGCGCGGCCAGCTACCCCCATGCGCTGCTGGCCACCGCTACCCATGACCACAAACGTGGCGAGGATGCCCGTGCCCGTCTGACGATCATCAGCGAGGCGGCCGAGGAGTGGGAAGCCCTGGTGCAAGGCTGGTTTGCCCATAATGGTGCGGGGCAGGGTTGCGGGCCTGACCGGATTGATGAACTCATGCTCTATCAGACGCTGGTGGGTGCATGGCCCCTGTTGCCATTTGGCGATGAAGCGGCGCGGGCGCGTTTTGTCCAGCGTATTACGCAATGGCAGACCAAGGCGCTGCGGGAAGCCAAGCGCCATACCGGCTGGACCCGGCCTGATGAGGCGTATGAGACGGCCTGCACCCGCTTTGTCGAACGCTTGCTGGACCCTGCGCGCTCCACTGTGTTCCTGCGCCAGCTTGAAGGGTTTGTCACCCGCATTGCCCCCGCCGGTGCGCTGAACGGACTGGCGCAGACCCTGCTGCGGTTATGTGTGCCGGGCGTGCCGGACCTGTACCAGGGGTGTGATCTGTGGGATTTCAGCCTGGTGGATCCCGATAACCGTAGCGCGGTGGATTTTGCCCATCGCGCCACCCTGCTTGAACAGGCAACCGGTTTTGCCAGTGCTGCCGCCACATGGCGCACGGGCCGGATCAAGCAGGACATGATCCGCCGCATCCTGTCTTTCCGCCAGCATTATCCGGGCCTGTTCGCATCGGGTAATTATGTGCCTGTTGTCATTGGCGGGGCGGATCAGGCGCATGCCATCGCCTTCCTGCGTCAGCATGACGGGATGAGCCTGCTGGTTGTAGCTCCCCGCCTGCCGCTTGGCCTGCGGGTGGACGCGGATACGCTGGCGCTGGGGCATACGCCGGACATCTCGATCGAACTTCCAGCCCTGTCCGGCCCATGGCACAGTCTGCTGGGCGATGTCCCGCCCTGCGTGCATGCGCCCTTCGTGCGGGGCGGGGTGCCCATCGCCTGTCTTGTGCATGATCCTCGCATAGCCTGA
- a CDS encoding mechanosensitive ion channel family protein, with protein sequence MRYHTDTCHHGMGQDSLPVGVRPAGAPSRWRGIVWVLLGLWVLVGTRAGYAADTAPAGMTREQAQQVLDVLNDPAKRAAFQNTLSAIASGLPTAQSAPQPAPVPVSTPKAASVSAQPDTLSSDIVQDASSLRGTLIIQAQHFVALFGDLVFVVHWTHTIFADPDSRIILLDAVGRATLILLLALAAEHGCSLLLRRPLLKITARAIATEQRLSLHAPPPQAVPPTPTPDAPGGDDTTVLQARQDDMQAQHATLRLLARVPYSLLHLLIKLLPVGLFFALGTSFAYLLTTTQQARAVTITLANAYVVARVVYLLMETLFVPRSPAIRLCSASNQTAFMVTHWLNFLVAAPSVVVCLSTLGGVFDMPARGTEAIIRSVVLVEHVLIAIFTWRMRNHVATALQPPARLLAQPFWMFVGRLVHLWWVPAMFFNFALWLIWATHISGGYAWIIRTVILTTAVVILSRVVSVVVYNLQNRLFHISPALEARYPGLQARVDYYYPVSRRILSFLMFFATAVIFLQALGLPAIYFLLHSKLGQKIIGVIGSVLVAYTVAVITWEAANAGLQGQIARFENSSQTGRASRLRTVLPIIKTVLLALIIIIVAVTTLSQIGINVAPLLTGAGIMGAAIAFGAQSLVKDFITGFFMLVENAIQVGDWVTAGGVSGTVEHLSIRTLRLRSINGDLHIIPFSEVSSIANTSRDYNLVVVDFMIDLGQDTQQLSAILHEELEELRKEPRFAHLVLSEFKFLGIEQADGNGARFLGSIRTSPGAKWTVYRAYYSRLAVRMNSEGIKFPIPSFLNLLDNPDGDRGLKVTLSDVRPPTPQA encoded by the coding sequence ATGCGATACCATACGGATACCTGCCACCACGGGATGGGGCAGGATTCCCTGCCTGTCGGGGTCAGGCCAGCCGGGGCACCCAGCAGGTGGCGCGGGATCGTATGGGTATTGCTGGGGCTATGGGTGCTGGTAGGGACCCGTGCCGGGTATGCCGCCGATACGGCGCCGGCCGGCATGACGCGTGAACAGGCCCAGCAGGTACTTGATGTTCTGAACGATCCTGCAAAACGTGCTGCTTTTCAGAATACGCTTTCCGCAATCGCATCCGGGTTGCCCACGGCGCAATCTGCGCCGCAACCTGCGCCCGTACCTGTATCCACGCCGAAGGCGGCCTCCGTATCCGCCCAACCTGACACGTTGAGCAGTGATATCGTGCAGGATGCATCCTCCCTGCGTGGCACGCTGATCATCCAGGCACAGCATTTTGTGGCCCTGTTTGGTGATCTGGTCTTTGTCGTGCACTGGACGCACACGATCTTTGCCGATCCTGATTCCCGCATCATCTTGCTTGATGCCGTAGGGCGGGCCACCCTTATCCTGCTGCTGGCGCTGGCAGCGGAACATGGCTGTTCGCTGCTGTTGCGCAGGCCGCTGCTCAAGATTACGGCCCGCGCTATCGCGACCGAGCAGCGCCTGAGCCTGCATGCCCCGCCGCCGCAGGCCGTGCCACCCACCCCCACCCCGGATGCACCAGGCGGTGATGATACGACCGTCCTGCAGGCCCGGCAGGATGACATGCAGGCCCAGCACGCCACCTTGCGCCTGCTGGCCCGGGTGCCCTATTCGCTGCTGCACCTGCTGATCAAGCTGCTGCCCGTAGGGCTGTTCTTTGCCTTGGGCACCAGCTTTGCCTACCTGCTTACAACAACCCAGCAGGCCCGGGCGGTCACGATCACACTGGCCAATGCCTATGTGGTCGCGCGCGTGGTCTACCTGCTGATGGAGACACTGTTCGTTCCCCGCTCTCCCGCTATCCGCCTGTGCAGCGCCAGTAACCAGACCGCGTTCATGGTCACGCACTGGCTGAACTTTCTTGTTGCGGCCCCTTCGGTTGTGGTCTGTCTCTCCACGCTGGGGGGGGTGTTTGACATGCCCGCGCGCGGAACCGAGGCAATCATCCGTAGCGTGGTGCTGGTCGAGCATGTGCTTATCGCCATCTTTACGTGGCGCATGCGTAACCATGTGGCAACCGCGCTCCAGCCCCCGGCGCGACTGCTTGCGCAACCCTTCTGGATGTTCGTGGGGCGACTGGTCCATCTGTGGTGGGTGCCCGCCATGTTCTTCAATTTCGCGCTGTGGCTGATATGGGCGACGCATATCAGTGGGGGTTATGCGTGGATCATCCGTACCGTCATCCTGACAACGGCGGTGGTCATCCTCTCGCGTGTTGTCTCGGTTGTAGTCTACAATCTGCAGAACCGGCTTTTCCATATCTCCCCCGCGCTGGAAGCTCGCTATCCCGGCCTGCAGGCACGGGTGGATTATTATTATCCGGTCTCGCGCAGGATCCTGTCGTTTCTCATGTTCTTCGCCACTGCCGTTATCTTTCTGCAGGCGCTTGGACTGCCAGCCATCTATTTCTTGCTTCATAGCAAACTGGGGCAGAAGATCATCGGGGTGATCGGCTCCGTCCTGGTTGCCTACACAGTAGCCGTGATTACGTGGGAGGCGGCAAATGCGGGCCTGCAGGGACAGATTGCGCGTTTTGAAAACTCATCGCAGACGGGGCGCGCCAGCAGGCTGCGTACAGTGCTGCCCATCATCAAGACCGTGCTGCTTGCACTGATCATCATCATTGTCGCGGTGACCACCTTATCGCAGATCGGTATCAACGTGGCCCCTCTGCTTACGGGTGCGGGCATCATGGGTGCGGCCATCGCCTTTGGCGCGCAGAGTCTGGTCAAGGACTTCATTACCGGCTTTTTCATGCTGGTTGAAAATGCCATTCAGGTCGGGGACTGGGTTACGGCGGGCGGCGTGTCGGGCACGGTGGAGCACCTGTCCATCCGCACGCTGCGGTTGCGTTCGATCAATGGCGACCTACATATCATTCCGTTCTCGGAAGTGTCGTCCATTGCCAATACATCGCGCGATTACAATCTGGTGGTGGTCGATTTCATGATCGATCTGGGACAGGACACGCAGCAACTCAGCGCGATCTTGCATGAAGAACTGGAAGAGCTACGCAAGGAGCCGCGTTTTGCCCATCTTGTGCTCTCGGAGTTCAAATTTCTGGGCATCGAGCAGGCGGACGGCAACGGGGCACGTTTCCTTGGTTCGATCCGCACATCGCCCGGGGCCAAATGGACGGTCTACCGCGCCTATTACAGTAGACTTGCCGTGCGCATGAACAGCGAGGGAATCAAATTCCCCATTCCCAGTTTTCTCAACCTGCTGGATAACCCCGATGGCGACAGGGGCCTGAAGGTAACGCTGTCAGATGTCAGGCCCCCCACGCCACAGGCGTAA
- a CDS encoding helix-turn-helix domain-containing protein, with amino-acid sequence MELTAVAIKLMVLKHQKLEALPRAHKTGQSFARRVRLVLAATNEHENKAIRDLIGADINTVDKGCQRFVVDRLDGLYDEPRPGTPRLIGNEKIAETIH; translated from the coding sequence ATGGAACTTACGGCGGTAGCGATTAAACTGATGGTATTGAAACATCAGAAACTGGAAGCTCTGCCACGGGCGCACAAGACGGGCCAGTCATTTGCGCGGCGGGTACGTCTTGTCCTTGCCGCAACCAATGAGCATGAAAACAAGGCAATCCGTGACCTGATAGGCGCAGACATCAACACCGTCGACAAAGGGTGCCAACGGTTCGTGGTGGACCGTCTGGACGGGCTTTACGATGAACCCCGGCCGGGAACACCGCGCTTGATCGGCAATGAAAAGATCGCGGAAACAATCCACTAA
- a CDS encoding Nramp family divalent metal transporter — protein sequence MTPLGTPPTSARPAWRFANPADPERNSLPEVFASVRIPGPGASWLRRFLAFVGPGYMVSVGYMDPGNWATDLQGGAQFGYTLLAVIMLSNFMAILLQALSARLGIATGRDLAQACRDHFPPALNIVLWLACELAIIACDLAEVIGTAVALQLLFGLPLLAGTLISALDAFIVLLLMNRGFRYLEAFVIGLLTVIAVCFAVQVVAAQPPVAAVLRGFLPSSAIITNSQMLYIAIGIIGATVMPHNLYLHSSIVQTRAYDRTMPGRREAIRWATWDSTIALMLALFINAAILIVAAAAFHGNGHDGVAEIEDAYHLLSPVLGLGIASTLFALALLAAGTNSTITGTLAGQIIMEGFLRLQIPHWARRMLTRGLAIVPVIIMIVFYGNRGVGELLLASQVILSLQLPFAVIPLVIFVSDRHKMGAFTISRFMAMLSWLVALVIVLLNLKLLYDTLF from the coding sequence ATGACACCGCTCGGAACACCCCCTACCTCCGCCCGCCCCGCATGGCGCTTTGCCAACCCGGCGGATCCCGAACGCAACAGCCTGCCCGAGGTTTTTGCAAGCGTGCGGATACCCGGTCCCGGTGCCTCGTGGCTACGGCGGTTCCTTGCCTTTGTGGGGCCGGGATACATGGTATCGGTCGGGTATATGGACCCGGGCAACTGGGCTACAGACCTGCAGGGGGGCGCGCAGTTTGGCTATACGCTGCTGGCGGTGATCATGCTGTCCAACTTTATGGCCATACTACTGCAGGCCCTTTCCGCCCGACTGGGGATTGCCACGGGACGAGACCTTGCTCAGGCATGCCGGGATCATTTTCCGCCAGCACTCAACATCGTGCTCTGGTTGGCATGTGAATTGGCCATCATTGCTTGCGACCTGGCTGAAGTCATTGGCACGGCGGTCGCGCTCCAGTTACTGTTCGGTCTGCCCTTGCTGGCAGGCACCCTTATTTCGGCGCTTGATGCGTTTATCGTTCTACTGCTCATGAACCGTGGCTTCCGTTATCTGGAAGCCTTCGTGATTGGGCTGCTTACGGTCATCGCCGTCTGCTTTGCCGTTCAGGTCGTGGCGGCGCAACCGCCTGTTGCCGCCGTACTGCGGGGTTTCCTGCCTTCGAGTGCAATCATCACCAACAGCCAGATGCTCTATATTGCCATCGGCATCATCGGGGCGACCGTTATGCCCCATAATCTGTACCTGCATTCCTCCATCGTGCAGACACGCGCCTATGACCGTACCATGCCGGGTCGACGGGAGGCGATACGCTGGGCAACATGGGACAGTACCATCGCCCTGATGCTGGCGCTGTTCATCAATGCCGCTATCCTGATCGTGGCCGCGGCCGCTTTCCATGGCAACGGCCATGACGGTGTTGCCGAAATCGAAGATGCCTACCACCTGCTCTCCCCCGTACTGGGTCTGGGCATTGCGTCCACCCTATTCGCCCTTGCCCTGCTTGCTGCGGGCACCAATTCCACCATTACCGGCACGCTGGCCGGGCAGATTATCATGGAAGGGTTCCTGCGCCTGCAGATTCCGCACTGGGCGCGGCGGATGCTCACGCGCGGACTGGCCATCGTGCCCGTCATCATCATGATCGTCTTTTATGGTAACCGAGGCGTGGGGGAACTGCTGCTGGCCAGCCAGGTTATCCTGTCGCTGCAACTTCCCTTTGCCGTCATACCGCTAGTCATATTTGTATCTGACCGGCATAAGATGGGGGCGTTTACCATTTCCCGGTTCATGGCCATGCTTTCATGGCTGGTTGCGCTTGTCATCGTGCTGCTCAACCTCAAGCTGCTTTACGATACGCTATTCTAG
- a CDS encoding transposase, whose translation MRDRGRTWKSLWFCIGPRTAHELPLAPVMLDSLPATPLWVVADRGYASNAFRERIWDMGARLTIPAKRYDGAVACPK comes from the coding sequence CTGCGTGATCGCGGACGGACATGGAAAAGCCTTTGGTTTTGCATTGGCCCCCGGACGGCTCATGAACTGCCTCTGGCACCAGTCATGCTTGACAGCCTTCCCGCCACTCCCCTGTGGGTCGTGGCGGACAGGGGCTACGCGTCAAACGCCTTTCGTGAACGGATATGGGACATGGGAGCCCGGCTCACCATTCCTGCGAAACGATACGATGGGGCGGTCGCCTGCCCCAAATGA
- a CDS encoding transposase, translating to MIEAVRPRGKTPPHDPRRTIAAIFWRHENGTKWRSIPAELGPWWRAAQLFIRWAKPGVWKRLFERVQEQHGVTFGMTFLDGTNIRAHHKAAGAQKRGLFRKARPS from the coding sequence CTGATTGAGGCGGTTCGTCCACGAGGCAAGACGCCGCCCCATGATCCGCGGCGCACGATAGCAGCGATTTTCTGGCGCCATGAGAATGGTACGAAATGGCGGAGCATTCCCGCTGAACTGGGTCCGTGGTGGCGGGCAGCACAGCTTTTCATCCGCTGGGCGAAACCCGGCGTATGGAAACGCCTGTTTGAACGGGTTCAGGAACAACACGGCGTGACGTTCGGAATGACTTTTCTGGATGGTACGAACATCAGGGCTCACCATAAAGCGGCGGGAGCCCAAAAAAGGGGCCTCTTTCGAAAAGCGAGACCATCGTGA
- a CDS encoding hemolysin family protein, giving the protein MSRDCFLGVVVILFFSGLIALVLLVALNIFISLSEISFAAARDVRLRARAEAGDERATAFLRLRRNSGQVMTVLQICLNGVGVLGGMISSEMLAPSMADGLMGWHLSRATAEMLASAFGFMLVTGMFVLFADLLPKRVAMNAPDKIALAVGWFPAAALRMLYPIVWVFSKLSDATLRALKIPAASAVEPVTPEDLRAILAAGTASGVLLEQEHQMIQNVLGLQDRSITSAMTPRDEIVFLDVQESMEVQKTKVRAKPYSRYPLCNGGLDTVIGSIRAEDVLAAVVDPDPSGATNEGLPTGKAILRMRRDVLTVPETINLWDTLAQFDSHGVGFALVVNEYGLVVGLITFKDIMGALMGGLVNPFEEQLIVRRDANSWLIDGAASIGDVKRELEALDLDENGPFDTIGGFVLHCLRRMARKADRVDTDGFRFEVVDVEGFRINQLLVTRLGPQ; this is encoded by the coding sequence ATGTCCCGTGACTGTTTTCTGGGTGTAGTGGTGATCTTGTTTTTTTCCGGCCTGATAGCACTGGTGCTTCTGGTCGCATTGAATATCTTTATTTCGCTGTCGGAAATATCGTTTGCTGCCGCACGCGATGTGCGCCTGCGCGCGCGTGCAGAGGCGGGTGACGAACGGGCTACCGCCTTCCTGCGGTTGCGCCGCAACAGCGGGCAGGTCATGACGGTCCTGCAGATCTGCCTCAATGGCGTGGGCGTGCTGGGTGGCATGATCAGTTCGGAAATGCTCGCGCCCTCCATGGCCGATGGCCTGATGGGCTGGCACCTGTCGCGCGCCACGGCCGAGATGCTGGCCTCTGCTTTCGGGTTTATGCTGGTTACGGGCATGTTCGTGCTGTTTGCTGACCTGCTGCCCAAGCGCGTGGCTATGAACGCGCCTGACAAGATCGCGCTTGCGGTGGGCTGGTTTCCCGCTGCGGCGCTTAGGATGCTCTATCCCATTGTGTGGGTATTTTCCAAACTGTCGGATGCGACGCTGCGGGCTTTGAAAATTCCGGCGGCCTCGGCGGTCGAACCCGTAACGCCCGAGGATCTGCGCGCCATCCTGGCGGCTGGTACGGCATCGGGCGTTCTGCTGGAGCAGGAACACCAGATGATCCAGAATGTACTGGGCCTGCAGGACCGCTCCATTACCTCCGCCATGACTCCACGTGATGAAATTGTTTTCCTTGATGTACAGGAAAGCATGGAGGTGCAGAAAACCAAGGTCCGCGCCAAGCCGTATTCGCGCTATCCCCTGTGCAATGGCGGGCTGGACACCGTTATCGGCTCCATCCGGGCTGAAGACGTGCTGGCTGCCGTGGTGGACCCCGACCCCTCGGGCGCCACAAATGAGGGCCTGCCTACCGGCAAGGCGATCTTGCGCATGCGGCGTGACGTGCTGACCGTGCCTGAGACGATCAATCTGTGGGATACGCTGGCCCAGTTCGACAGCCATGGCGTGGGCTTTGCGCTGGTGGTGAACGAATACGGTCTGGTTGTGGGACTGATCACCTTCAAGGACATCATGGGCGCGCTGATGGGCGGTCTGGTCAATCCGTTCGAGGAACAGCTGATCGTGCGCCGCGATGCCAATTCATGGCTGATTGACGGGGCGGCTTCCATCGGGGACGTAAAGCGTGAACTCGAGGCTTTGGACCTCGATGAAAATGGGCCTTTTGATACAATTGGCGGCTTTGTCCTGCACTGCCTGCGCCGGATGGCCCGCAAGGCGGACCGGGTAGATACCGATGGTTTCCGCTTTGAGGTGGTGGATGTGGAGGGCTTCCGCATCAACCAGTTGCTGGTAACCCGGCTCGGGCCGCAATAG